Genomic window ([Empedobacter] haloabium):
GGCGAGTTCGCGCAGGGCGTCGACGTGTGCCTGATGTACGACGCGCCCACCAGCGCGGCGATCGAGTTCCTGCGCAACGGCGTGCCCTTGCTGAACCCGTTGCCGGAAGCGCTCAGCACGGCCGAGCATTTGTGGTCGGATGCGGAGCTGATCCCGCGCGAGTCGCTGGCGGACACGCTGCGGCGCCTGGATGCGTACGTGGCCGACACGGATTTGCTGGACAGCTTCCGGCGGCACCAGTTTGCGCGCTATGCCGCGGGTACGGCGCAGGCGCGCTCGCTGCGGAGTTTGTTGTAAGCAACGAACGTGTCAGGCTTGGGGTCTGTCCCCGCACGGGGACTGACCCCGGTTTTTATCCGGGAACGTTGCGCTACTTGCACGATTAAAACCAGGGTCAGTCCCCTGCGGGGACAGACCCTAACCCAGCGACTGTCCTGCCTGACTTAGCAGTATTATGCGGTAAACGGCGGCAGCGCCGTATTGGCGCCGATGATGCCATTGGCCTGCAGGTGCCGCGCGAAGTCCAGCAGCAGGTAGTCGTTGTAGCGCCGGCTGAAGATCTGCGCGCCGAACGGCAGGTCCAGCGGGCCCTTGAACACGGGCAGGTTCAGGGTCGGCACGCCGCACAGCGTCCAGATCAGGCAGTTGTCCGGCCGGTCCACCGATTCCAGTCCCTGCAGCGCCTCGCCCCCCGTCGACAGGTCGACGATGATGTCATAGCGGCCGTTGAGGAAATCGTCCAGCTCGTGCGCCAGCGCGGTCTGGCGTTTCAGCGCTTCCTGGTACTGCGCCACGCTGACGTCGTTGCCGCGCGTGACGATGTCGTACATGACCGGGCTGACCAGCGTGTGTGCCGCGAACTCTTCCTTGAAGTAGTAGGCCAGCGCGCGGTCGTAGATCGTGCCGTGGATCGCGTGCGCCTGGTTGAAACTCTCCGGCAGCACCACGTCGCTGACCTCCAGGCCCGGCACCTCGCGCAGGCGGCGGCCGAAGTCGGTCAGTGCCTGCTGCGCGTACGGCTCGGCATCGTCCCAGCGCGGACCGCGCAGCACGCCCACGCGCCACGGCCGGTCGCCGATCTGCTGGCGCGCCGGGTCGTTCAGGATCTCGTGCGCGATCGGGAAGTCGATGCCCTTCACGCGGATCGTGTCGAACATCAGCGCGGCGTCGTCGACGTTGCGGGCGAACACACCCACCGTGTCGAGCGTGTCGGTGGTCTTCAGCATCGCCGTGCGCGGCACCAGGCCGAACGAGGGCTTGAAGCCGATCACGCCGCAATAGCTGGCCGGACGGATGATGGAACCGGCCGTCTGCGTGCCCAGTGCCACCGGCACCATGTGCGCGGCGACGCCGGCGGCCGAGCCGCTCGACGACGTGCCGGGGATGTACGACAGGTGGTGCGGATTGCAGGTAGGACCCGGGGCGTGGACGGCGAATTCCGCCGTCACGGTCTTGCCCAGCATCGTCGCGCCGGCCATGCGCAGGTAGTGCACCACGCGCGCATCGTTCCCGGGCGTGAAGTCCTTGAAGATGGGGCTGCCCATCTGGGTCGGCATGTCGCTGGTGTTGAAGATGTCCTTGACGCCCACCGGCAGGCCGCACAGCTTGCCGCCGGTGCCGGCCGCCAGGTGGCGGTCGGCCTCGTCGGCCTGGCGCAGCGCCAGCTCGGGGTCGAGGTAGGTCCACGCGTGGATCTTGCTCTCGTTGCGGGCGATGCTGTCCAGCAGGGCCTGCGTCACCTCGCGGGCGCTGACGGCGCGGCTCTGCAGCAGCGGCAGCAGCTCGGTCGCGGTGGCCGCCGCCAGGTCCATCGGCGTGCGCGCGTTCATGCCTTCACCTGCGAAGCGCGGTAGGCTTGCACGGCCTCGTTGAAGGCGGCGTCCGTCAGGCCGCCGCCGGCGGTGACCTTGGCGCGGTGTTCGCGCATCACGGCGTTGAATTCGTCTTCCGTGAAGCCCGTGATGCTGAGGTAGTAGTCCAGCGCCGGCGGGCGTTCCGTGTCCGTCTTCTTGGCCAGCTCGAACGCTTCCTCGCGCGTCAGCAGGCCCGCGCGCACGTCCTGGCTGGCGTGGTCGGTGCCGCGGCCGAAACCGCGCTTGAGGAACTTGGTGTAGTCGTGCACGCCGGCCATGCGGCACTCGACGCTCTTGTAGTTCTTGTACGTGCCCTCGACCTTGTCTTCCTTCCAGCCGTACACGTCGCGCACGAATTCCATCTGGCGCTCGTCGTCCCAGAAGATGAAGTCGCCCAGGTGGATGCCGGTGACGCCCAGCGCCTCGATATCTTCGACGGACGGCAGCTTGAAGGCCGACATCTCGCGCAGGCTGATCTCGCTGTTGACCATCTCCTCCGGGTAGCGCTTGGCCGACACCTGCGTGAAGTAGTCGCGGTCGAACTTGCGCACCGGATTGCGGTGGGTGGCGCGGCCGGAGGCCTCGGCGATCGATTCGCCCCAGATCAGCAGCGGAATCTTGTAGCGCACCGCCGTCTGCATCGGGAACGCGCCCACGCCGGAGTGGCAATGCCAGCAGGCGTCGCCGATCTTGAACAGCGACTGGCGCGCCAGGCGGTTCACCAGCGAGCGGCTGGGCGAGAACATGACGTGGTCGACGTCGAACTTCTCCAGGCAATTCTGCAGGTTGTACTTGCCCGTCTCCGTGAACCAGGTGTGGCTGAACGTGACGGCCAGCGCGCGCATGCCATACACCTTGGTCAGCACGTGCAGCTGGAACGTGGAATCCTTGCCGCCCGAGATAGGGATGATGCAATCGTATTCGTTGTTCAGGCTCTTGTAGTAATCGAGGATCTTGCGCAGTTCCTTTTCCCGTTCGACCCAGTTGATGCGGATCTTCTGCTCGGACGACTGGCAGGCCTGGCAGATGCCCATCTCGTCGAATTGCATCCCTTCGTTCGTCTCGGGCATGCAGCAGCGCGCGCAGTATTTGATATCGGGGAACAGTGGCTGACCGTAGGTATTGATCATGATAGTGCACCTTCAGTGGTAGAAGCGCGCGGCCCTTCCGCGTGCGACAGTAAATCGGATAAACGGACGATGTCCGGATGCGGCAGCACGCACGGCGGCGCCCACGGCGGCACGCTGCTGACGACTTGCTTGCCGGCGGCCAGCGCCACGACCATCGCGTAGGTCTGGCAGCCGGCCACCGTGTCGGCCCACGCCAGCGCCTCGGCCAGCGACAGCGCCGGGTCGATGGCCGCGTTCAGCGCCGCGTGCCGCGCAAGCCAGGCGTCGTACTTGCCAGGCGGGTCGGAAGGATGCGGCCGCAAATGCAGCGTGCAGCCTTCCAGGCCAAGGCGCGCCAGGTGCTCGACAAAAAAGTCCAACGCCAGGAACTCGCCCGGCTGCGACAGCTGGCCCCACGTATCGCGCAGCGGCTCCAGCACATACAGCACCCGCGCCGCCATGCTTCCCGTGCCGGCCGCCGCCGCCAGCGCGCGCACCTGCGCGGCCTGCCGCTCCAGGTACACGTTCGGCTGCTCGGTCACGGGCACGCCCGGGAACGTGGCCTCGGCCAGCGCACGCGCATGGGGATCGGTCACCCACAGCGCATCGGGCAGCACCGTTTCGCCATGGCGCTCGAACCGTTGCGGGTAATTGGTCCAGTGATCGATCACCGCCAGGGAGATCAGACCACGGTCGCGCGCGGCGCGGCGCGCGTCATGTTCCAGGTCGGTCGCCCAGCCGGTGCCGCTCAACACGGCGGCGGCGCCGTCCAGCGCGGCGTCCAGCGTCAGCACCGGTCCCCGTTCGCCCCACAGCTTCGCCGCCGGGCCGGCCACGCACGCCCGGATCGCGCCGGCAGGGCCCAGCAGGCCGGCGTCGTACCAGGCCAGCAGGTGGTTGAACGCGCCGGCATCGTGCGCCACCAGCGCGAGGGGATAATGGGCCGGAGTCAGCATGGGCTGTTGAAGCGGGCAAAGTACAGGATGTCCTGCGGTTGGCCGTCGACCAGTTCCTGGCCCACGCGCACGCCGTCCGGCTGCATGCCGCAGGCCTGCATGATCTTCACCATCGCCACGTTGCAGCGCAAGGTGCCGCCGGTGACCTTGCGGGTGCCTTGCGCCAGCAGGTAGTCCAGCATCGTCGCCCAGGCATCGCGGCCGAGGCCACGGCCGCCGGCACCGATCATCAGGCCGATATCGGCCGTGCCATGCACCGCCGAGCGATACACCGACATCGTGCCGACCAGCCGTCCCGCGTGACGGATCGCCATGAACAGGTTGCCGCTGCCGGCGAAACTGGCCACGTAGGCGCGGCACGTGTCCTCGCTGTGCGTGCGGAAGCGCTGGCTGCTGTACTTCATCAGCTCGCGGTCGTTCAGCCAGCCCACATAGTCCGGGCCGATATCGGCCGCCGTGAACGGCTGCAGCGTCACGCGTTGGCCCTGCAACAGCAGGCCGCTTTCGTCACCCGGTTGGTACATGGCTGGACTCCTCAAGCAGCCGGCAGTTCGTCTTTGTGGCGCAGCACCTTGCGGATGGCGGCGGCGAAGTCGTCGATGTCCGCTTCCGTCAGCGGCTCGCGCACCAGCATCGTCAGCAGCATCTGCTCCTCGTGCAGCTTTTCCACCACCGGGCAGGAGCCCTTGCTGTAGTCGTACCTCACGTCCGGATTGACGGTCCACGGGAAGCCCTTGCCGCCGATGGCGATTTTCTTCTGGTACAGCTGCGCCAGGTACAGCGGGCGCACGTAGGCCGGCGACAGGCCGACCTGCTCCGGGTGGCCCGGCGTGGGCAGCTCGGCGTTCACGGCGCGCACGAACAAGGCGCGCGGGATGCCCGTCACGGTCGCGTCGTACTTGATCGGATACACGTAGTACGCATGTTCGGCACCGTCGGCCACGCGTGCGGTCTGGATGCCTTCGATGCCGGCCAGCGCCTGCTCCAGGTGGCGCGCCAGCTTGCGGCGCTGCTCCAGGTAGGCGTCCAGCCGGTCCAGCTGGACGATGCCGATGGCGGCCTGCAGCTCCGTCAGGCGGTAGTTACTGCCGAGCATATTGGTCAGGTCCTGCACGCCGTGCGCCTCGACCAGGTTTTCCGCATGGTTGCGGATCAGCTGGCAGCGCAGCGCCACGTCGTCGTTGTTGGTGACGAGCATGCCGCCTTCGCCCGTGTGGATGTGCTTGTGGTAATTCAGGCTGAAGCCGCCCACGTCGCCGATGGCACCGACCGGCTTGCCCTTGTACAGCACGCCGGGCGACTGCGCGCCGTCCTCGATCACCTTCAGGTTGTGCTGGCGCGCCAGCGCCATGATCGGGTCCATGTCGCAGGCCTGGCCGAAGATGTGCACCAGCATGATGGCCTTGGTGCGCGGCGTGATGCGGGCGGCGATCGTCTCGGCCGTCAGGTTGTACGTGTCCGGGTCGACGTCGGCAAACACGGGGATGCCGCCGTAGAACAGGATGGCGGTGGCGCTGGCGGACATCGTGTACGGCGACACGATCACCTCGTCACCGGGGCCGATGCCCATCGCGCCGACCGCCGTCATCAGGCCGGTCGTCCACGAGTTGACGGAGATGGCGTGCTTGAAGCCGTACTTGTCGGCCCACTTGCGCTCGAATTCCTTGACCTTCGGACCGCCCAGCCACTGGTCGCCCGGGCTGCCGAAGAAGGACGACAGCTGGTCGCTGTCCATCACCTCGTTGACGGCCTGCTTCTCCTCGGCGCCCATCGTGCGGCGCAGCGTGAACGGGGCGGTGCGCAGCGGGGTGCCGCCGGCGATTGCAAGGTTTTTCATGCTGACATCCTTCCAAGACTTTCATCGATGATCTGCTGTACGTGTTCCAGCGTGGCCAGCGCGGCATTGCCGTCGCACAGCACGTGCGGCTGCCCGGCCAGCGCGGCGGCCAGCTGGTCGGCCACGTGCCACTGGTAGCGCTGCATGCCCGTGGGCAGCTCCCGCGCCTGCGGCGCCAGGGTGCGGTAGCCCGCCAGCGCCCCGGCCTCGGCCGGCTGCCACAGCACCAGCCGCCCGCCCTGTTCGTAACGCAGGCGGCCGTTGCCGGCCACCAGCTCGATCGTGTAATGCGAGAATGCTTCCTCGCGCGCCGCCAGCATCGTCACGTTGCCTTGCGCGAAGCGCAGTTGCACATCCGGTTCGGCGTCGTCGTCATGCCACGGCCGCCCCGCTGCGATCAGCTGGTAGCCCGCCAGGGGCCCCAGCCAGTATTCCAGCAGGTTGACGAAATGGGAACCGTTGTGACGCAGACCTTTCGAGTACCAGCATACGCCCTTCACGGGTCCGGTTATCGCACCGCTGCGCAGCCGCTCGGCCACGGCGATGACGGCGCTGTCGGAACGGCGCATATAGTTGACGTAGAGCGCGACGTCGCGCCCGGCGCAGGCGGCCACCATGGCGCGCGCCTCGTCGAGGCTGTCCGCCAGCGGCTTTTCGCACAGCACCGCGCGCGGCTGGCGCGCCGCCAGCACTGCGCGCAGCACGGCGCCATGGGCCGGCGTGGGCACGGCGATGACGAGCACGTCCACCGCCACCTGGGCCGCCAGCGCTTCCTCGACGGTGGCGTAAGCCGGCGCGCCGTAATGCCGGGTGAACGTGGCGCGGCTGTCCGGGTTGCCATCGACCCCGGCCGCCAGCCGGTAGGCCGCATGGCGGTCGAACGCCCGCGCATGCGAATAGATGCTGGCCTCGTCCAGCTGCAGGTCGTAGCCGACGCCGATCTGGCCCAGGCCCACCAGCAATACCCGCAACGGTGCGGTCACGGGTTCAGCCACCCAGCAGGTCCCAGTTCATCGGCGTGCCGGCCGCCACGTCGCGGTTGACCTTGCGGCCCAGCAGCAGCTCGTAGTACTTCGGCGGCAGGCCCAGGCCCGGGCGCACGCAGCGCAGGTTTTCCTGCGTCAGCACGGTGCCCGCCGGGATGTCCTGCGCGATGTAGATCGAGCGGCGGAACACCAGCGATTTCTTCTCCGCCTCGGTCGGGCCATAGGTGACCTGGCCCAGCGATTGCCAGGCGCGCTCGCTCTCGACCACCAGCGCGGCCAGCTCTTCCGGCTCCATCGAGAACGTGGAGTCGACGCCACCATCGGCGCGGCGCAGCGTGAAGTGCTTCTCGATCACGGTGGCGCCATGGGCCACCGCGGCGATCGACGCGCCCAGGCCCATCGTGTGGTCCGACAGGCCCACCTGGCAGTTGAACAGGGTGCGCATGTGCGGGATCGTCAGCACATTGGTATTGGCCGGCGTGGCGGGATAGGTGCTGGTGCACTTGAGCAGGATCAGGTCCTGGCAGCCGGCCTCGCGCGCGGCGCGCACGGCTTCGTCCAGCTCGGCGATGCTGGCCATGCCGGTCGACATGATGATCGGCTTGCCCGTCGCGGCGACGCGGCGGATCAGCGGCAGGTGGATGTTCTCGAACGATGCGATCTTGTAGCAAGGCACGTTCAGGCTTTCCAGGAAGTCCACGGCGGATTCGTCGAACGGCGTCGAGAAGCAGATCATGCCCAGCGCGTTGGCGCGCTCGATGATCGGTGCGTGCCACTCCCATGGCGTGTAGGCCTGCTGGTACAGCGCGTGCAGGTTGTTGCCCTTCCACAGGCTGTTCTCGTCGCGGATCGTGAACTCGCCGCTGGTCAGCGCCAGCGTCATCGTGTCCGCCGTGTAGGTTTGCAGCTTGAGCGCGTGCGCGCCGGCCTTGCCGGCCGCGTCGACGATGGCCAGCGCGCGGTCGAGCGACTGGTTGTGGTTGCCCGACATCTCGGCAATGATGAAGGGAGCGGCGCCGGGGCCAATGGTTCGGTTCTGGATTTGCATGGTATGTGCCTTCATGTCACGCCTGGATGCGCTGTCGGTAAATATCGAATTCGTGGCGGTAGCCGGCGCTGGCGAAGGCCGCGCTGGATGCCAGGTTGTCGGGGCGGATGACGGCCTCGATCGTGTCGACCCCGGGCCAGTGACGGGCCACCCAGGCGCTGCCCTGGGCCAGCAGGGCGGGACCGATGCCCTTGCCGAGATAAGCGGGCGTCAGGTACACCGAAACGGTGGCCTGCGCCCCGCTACGATCATACCGCAAGACGCCCGCCGCACGCCCGTCGATTTCTCCCAGAAGCAACACTCGTTCCGTATCGGTTAACACTTTGGCAAACCACTCGCGGTGCGCCTCGAGCGCGACGGGGCGGGTGTCGCCGGACACGCGCCGGATCGCCTCCGCGTTGCGCCACGCGTGGATGTCGTCGCAGTCGGCCATCGTCGCGCGCCGCAGCGTGAGGCTGTCCGCCAGGCCCTGGGCCACCAGCCGGCGCGCCACGCGGTCGGCACCCTGCCCGTCCACCAGCGCCAGGCCGGTCGCGCTCATGTGGCGCAACAGCCCCGGCGACGTGCGTGCCACCTGCAGCGCGGCCGCCAGGCGGGCACCGTTGTCCGGGCCCGATTCGCCCAGGTACAGCGTGCCGCCGATGTCGGCCAGCGCAGTGCAGCCTGGCCGTTGGTTCTCCGCCAGCGCCAGCGCGATGGTCGGCAGGCCGACACTGCAGCGCTCCCACATCGCGCCGCCGCCGGCGCCGATGGCCAGGTCAGCCTGCGCCATCAGGGCCGCCACGTTGTCGACCTGGCGGTGCAGCCGCACGCCCGGCAGCGCGGCGCACTGGCGCGCCAGGGCTGCGTGATGAGGATTGGCGCCGCCGATGACGACGTCCGTTTCGATGTTGTCCATGCCGGCCAGCGCGGCCAGCACGCTGCCGGTGTCGTTGTGCTGGTCGGCGCCACCGAGGAACACGAACAGGCGACGCACGCTGCCGTCGCGCGCGGCCAGCGCGGCGCGGGCGGCGGCGAATTCCGCGCGCAGCAGCGCATAGCGCGGGCCGCACAGCCGGGCGCAATGGGCGGGAACGAGGCCGTCGTAGCGTGCCGCGCCGGCCGGCGCCAGGTTCTGGTCCAGCAGCACGTCGCAGTCGTGCACGCGGTCGGCCAGGTCGTCGATGACGAGGATGTGCCCGACGGCCGGGCGCAACAGGCGCTGCCACGTTTCATCGATGCCGTAGTGATCGACGATCAGCCAGTCGGGACGCTGCCCTGACAGCAGCGCCAGCGTGTCGGCCGCGTCCTGCGCCTGGGTCGCGCCCAGCCAGCCGGCGTGACCAGGCGCCGCGAAGGTCGCATCCGGCGCGGGCAGCAGGTCGACGGCAAAGCCGCGCGCGGCGATCAGGTCGGAGAGGTGGCCGCCATGGGCGCGGCAGATGAAACGCACGACGGCGCCCAGGGCGCGCAGCCGGTCGGCCAGGGTCAGGCAGCGCATCACGTGGCCGGTGCCGATCGCGGGCGCCGCGTCGGCGCGGATGACGACGTGCAGCGCGGGAGTTTGCGGGCCGCTGGCCGGCATCAGTCCTCGATCCCCGCGAACGCCTGGAACGCCAGCTCGGCGCGGCGCCAGTCGTCCGGCGTGTCGATGTCCACCGCGCGCCATTCCGGAATCACGAGGCCCTTGCCGTTCTCGTGCGGCGACTGGCCGCGTTGCCAGGCGGCGGCCGTGCCCCAGTAGAACTGGCCGGCGTCGTAGTAGCCCGGTTCCAGGTCCTGGGTGCGGGTGCGCACGAATTCCGGATTGAACGGCGCCATCTTGCCATCCGCGCCGCGGCGCAGCGCGCGCTGCACGGCGGCCGGGAACGGCGCCACCGTGAAGGCATAGTCGGCGTCGCCCGCGTCCAGCAACGCATGCGCCGCGCGCAGGTCCGCCACGCGCAGCAGCGGCACGCCCGGGTAGATGCAGCACACCTGCGTGGCCTGCCAGCCCAGCGCCGCGCAGGCGTCGATCGCATGGGCGATCACGGGGACGGTGCCGGCATGGTCGTCCGACAGCTCGGGCGGCCGCATGAACGGCACCTCGGCGCCGAACTGGCGCGCGATGGCCGCGATCTCGTCGTCGTCGGTGCTGACGACGATGCGGTCGAACAGGCCGCTTTCCTGGGCCGCGCGGATCGCGTAGGCGATCATCGGCTGGCCGGCGAACGGCTTGATATTTTTGCGCGGGATGCGCTTGCTGCCGCCGCGCGCGGGGATGATCGCCAGTCTCATGTGAGCTCCGCGCGCAGTGCCGCCACCACCGCATCCTGCTCCGCCTCGGTCAGGCTGTAGAACATCGGCAGGCTGATGGCGCCGGCGTAATACCGTTCGGCGTTGGGGAACTGGCCGGGCTGGAAGCCGCGCGCCTGGTAGTAGGGCTGGTTCGGCACCGGGATGTAGTGCACGTTGACGCCGATGCCGGCGGCGCGCAGGCCCTCGAACACCTTCAGGCGGCCGTGGCGGGACTTCGCCTCGTCGATCCACACCGGGTACAGGTGGTACGAGGAGGTGCCGTTCGGGTCCTGCTTCGGCACCTGCAGCGGCAGGTCCGCCAGCAGGCGGTCGTAGCGCGCGGCCAGCTCGCGCCGGCGCGCCACGAACGTGTCGAGCCGGTCCAGCTGCGACACGCCCAGCGCGGCCTGGATATCGGTCATGCGGTAATTGAAGCCCAGCTCCTGCTGCTCGTAGTACCACGGCCCGTGCGCCGCCGTCAGCGCGGCATCGCGCACCATGCCGTGCGAGCGCAGACGCTGCAGGCGCTCGCGCATCACGGGACTGTTGGCCATCACCATGCCGCCCTCGCCGGTCGTCAGGATCTTCACCGGGTGGAAGCTGAACACGGTCATGTCGCTGTACTGGCAGTTGCCCACCTTGCCGCCGCAGTAGTCCGCGCCGATCGCGTGCGACGCGTCCTCGATGACCTTGAAGCCGTACTCGCTGGCCAGGCGGGCGATGCCGGCCATGTCGCAGGACTGCCCGGCGAAGTGCACGGGAATCACGACCTGCGGCAGCCGGCCCGCGGCGCGCGCGGCCATCAGCTTGACCTCCAGCGCCCACGTGCTCATGTTGTAGGTGCCCGGATCGATGTCGACGAAGTCGACGTCCGCACCGCAGTACAGGGCGCAGTTGGCGGAAGCGAGGAAGGTGTTCGGCGACGTCCACACCAGGCTGCCCGGCCCCACGTCCAGCGCCAGGCAGGCGATGTGCAACGCGGCCGTGGCGTTCGCCACCGCGACGCCGTAGGCGGCGCCGCAATAATGCGCGACCTTGCGCTCGAATTCGTCGATGCTGGGCCCCTGGGTGATCCAGTCGGAGCGCAGCACCTTGACGACGGCCGCGATGTCCTCGTCGGAGATGCTCTGGCGGCCGTAGGGAATCACTGTTCGGTCCCCAGGCCGAGTTGCACCAGGGCCTTCAGGCCCGCCTCGTCCAGCACATCCGGATTGGTGCCGGAGCTGTATTCGAAGCCGTCCGCCACAGGTTCGCCGTGCTCGCCGCAGCCGTTGTTGGCATAGTCGGGCCGCGTGGTGAACGCGATCGACGGCTGGATCACGAAGTGGTCGTGGAACTCCAGCGTCAGGCGCGAGTCGTCCACCGGGCACATCACTTCATGCAGCTTCTCGCCGG
Coding sequences:
- a CDS encoding amidase: MNARTPMDLAAATATELLPLLQSRAVSAREVTQALLDSIARNESKIHAWTYLDPELALRQADEADRHLAAGTGGKLCGLPVGVKDIFNTSDMPTQMGSPIFKDFTPGNDARVVHYLRMAGATMLGKTVTAEFAVHAPGPTCNPHHLSYIPGTSSSGSAAGVAAHMVPVALGTQTAGSIIRPASYCGVIGFKPSFGLVPRTAMLKTTDTLDTVGVFARNVDDAALMFDTIRVKGIDFPIAHEILNDPARQQIGDRPWRVGVLRGPRWDDAEPYAQQALTDFGRRLREVPGLEVSDVVLPESFNQAHAIHGTIYDRALAYYFKEEFAAHTLVSPVMYDIVTRGNDVSVAQYQEALKRQTALAHELDDFLNGRYDIIVDLSTGGEALQGLESVDRPDNCLIWTLCGVPTLNLPVFKGPLDLPFGAQIFSRRYNDYLLLDFARHLQANGIIGANTALPPFTA
- a CDS encoding N-acetyl sugar amidotransferase, giving the protein MINTYGQPLFPDIKYCARCCMPETNEGMQFDEMGICQACQSSEQKIRINWVEREKELRKILDYYKSLNNEYDCIIPISGGKDSTFQLHVLTKVYGMRALAVTFSHTWFTETGKYNLQNCLEKFDVDHVMFSPSRSLVNRLARQSLFKIGDACWHCHSGVGAFPMQTAVRYKIPLLIWGESIAEASGRATHRNPVRKFDRDYFTQVSAKRYPEEMVNSEISLREMSAFKLPSVEDIEALGVTGIHLGDFIFWDDERQMEFVRDVYGWKEDKVEGTYKNYKSVECRMAGVHDYTKFLKRGFGRGTDHASQDVRAGLLTREEAFELAKKTDTERPPALDYYLSITGFTEDEFNAVMREHRAKVTAGGGLTDAAFNEAVQAYRASQVKA
- a CDS encoding GNAT family N-acetyltransferase; translated protein: MYQPGDESGLLLQGQRVTLQPFTAADIGPDYVGWLNDRELMKYSSQRFRTHSEDTCRAYVASFAGSGNLFMAIRHAGRLVGTMSVYRSAVHGTADIGLMIGAGGRGLGRDAWATMLDYLLAQGTRKVTGGTLRCNVAMVKIMQACGMQPDGVRVGQELVDGQPQDILYFARFNSPC
- a CDS encoding DegT/DnrJ/EryC1/StrS family aminotransferase, translated to MKNLAIAGGTPLRTAPFTLRRTMGAEEKQAVNEVMDSDQLSSFFGSPGDQWLGGPKVKEFERKWADKYGFKHAISVNSWTTGLMTAVGAMGIGPGDEVIVSPYTMSASATAILFYGGIPVFADVDPDTYNLTAETIAARITPRTKAIMLVHIFGQACDMDPIMALARQHNLKVIEDGAQSPGVLYKGKPVGAIGDVGGFSLNYHKHIHTGEGGMLVTNNDDVALRCQLIRNHAENLVEAHGVQDLTNMLGSNYRLTELQAAIGIVQLDRLDAYLEQRRKLARHLEQALAGIEGIQTARVADGAEHAYYVYPIKYDATVTGIPRALFVRAVNAELPTPGHPEQVGLSPAYVRPLYLAQLYQKKIAIGGKGFPWTVNPDVRYDYSKGSCPVVEKLHEEQMLLTMLVREPLTEADIDDFAAAIRKVLRHKDELPAA
- a CDS encoding Gfo/Idh/MocA family oxidoreductase, producing the protein MTAPLRVLLVGLGQIGVGYDLQLDEASIYSHARAFDRHAAYRLAAGVDGNPDSRATFTRHYGAPAYATVEEALAAQVAVDVLVIAVPTPAHGAVLRAVLAARQPRAVLCEKPLADSLDEARAMVAACAGRDVALYVNYMRRSDSAVIAVAERLRSGAITGPVKGVCWYSKGLRHNGSHFVNLLEYWLGPLAGYQLIAAGRPWHDDDAEPDVQLRFAQGNVTMLAAREEAFSHYTIELVAGNGRLRYEQGGRLVLWQPAEAGALAGYRTLAPQARELPTGMQRYQWHVADQLAAALAGQPHVLCDGNAALATLEHVQQIIDESLGRMSA
- the pseI gene encoding pseudaminic acid synthase, producing MQIQNRTIGPGAAPFIIAEMSGNHNQSLDRALAIVDAAGKAGAHALKLQTYTADTMTLALTSGEFTIRDENSLWKGNNLHALYQQAYTPWEWHAPIIERANALGMICFSTPFDESAVDFLESLNVPCYKIASFENIHLPLIRRVAATGKPIIMSTGMASIAELDEAVRAAREAGCQDLILLKCTSTYPATPANTNVLTIPHMRTLFNCQVGLSDHTMGLGASIAAVAHGATVIEKHFTLRRADGGVDSTFSMEPEELAALVVESERAWQSLGQVTYGPTEAEKKSLVFRRSIYIAQDIPAGTVLTQENLRCVRPGLGLPPKYYELLLGRKVNRDVAAGTPMNWDLLGG
- the pseG gene encoding UDP-2,4-diacetamido-2,4,6-trideoxy-beta-L-altropyranose hydrolase yields the protein MPASGPQTPALHVVIRADAAPAIGTGHVMRCLTLADRLRALGAVVRFICRAHGGHLSDLIAARGFAVDLLPAPDATFAAPGHAGWLGATQAQDAADTLALLSGQRPDWLIVDHYGIDETWQRLLRPAVGHILVIDDLADRVHDCDVLLDQNLAPAGAARYDGLVPAHCARLCGPRYALLRAEFAAARAALAARDGSVRRLFVFLGGADQHNDTGSVLAALAGMDNIETDVVIGGANPHHAALARQCAALPGVRLHRQVDNVAALMAQADLAIGAGGGAMWERCSVGLPTIALALAENQRPGCTALADIGGTLYLGESGPDNGARLAAALQVARTSPGLLRHMSATGLALVDGQGADRVARRLVAQGLADSLTLRRATMADCDDIHAWRNAEAIRRVSGDTRPVALEAHREWFAKVLTDTERVLLLGEIDGRAAGVLRYDRSGAQATVSVYLTPAYLGKGIGPALLAQGSAWVARHWPGVDTIEAVIRPDNLASSAAFASAGYRHEFDIYRQRIQA
- the pseF gene encoding pseudaminic acid cytidylyltransferase, which codes for MRLAIIPARGGSKRIPRKNIKPFAGQPMIAYAIRAAQESGLFDRIVVSTDDDEIAAIARQFGAEVPFMRPPELSDDHAGTVPVIAHAIDACAALGWQATQVCCIYPGVPLLRVADLRAAHALLDAGDADYAFTVAPFPAAVQRALRRGADGKMAPFNPEFVRTRTQDLEPGYYDAGQFYWGTAAAWQRGQSPHENGKGLVIPEWRAVDIDTPDDWRRAELAFQAFAGIED
- the pseC gene encoding UDP-4-amino-4,6-dideoxy-N-acetyl-beta-L-altrosamine transaminase, yielding MIPYGRQSISDEDIAAVVKVLRSDWITQGPSIDEFERKVAHYCGAAYGVAVANATAALHIACLALDVGPGSLVWTSPNTFLASANCALYCGADVDFVDIDPGTYNMSTWALEVKLMAARAAGRLPQVVIPVHFAGQSCDMAGIARLASEYGFKVIEDASHAIGADYCGGKVGNCQYSDMTVFSFHPVKILTTGEGGMVMANSPVMRERLQRLRSHGMVRDAALTAAHGPWYYEQQELGFNYRMTDIQAALGVSQLDRLDTFVARRRELAARYDRLLADLPLQVPKQDPNGTSSYHLYPVWIDEAKSRHGRLKVFEGLRAAGIGVNVHYIPVPNQPYYQARGFQPGQFPNAERYYAGAISLPMFYSLTEAEQDAVVAALRAELT